A region from the Sandaracinus amylolyticus genome encodes:
- a CDS encoding glycosyltransferase family 39 protein, protein MRAPRATAASARLAAIIIVLSTLLGGAARLVTVTWGSPFLFHPDERGFVMWEAAGIEWRGLVHDDWRPRTTTYGPLMYELAIGLKWTFLGGIDEARREAAQYGDEWAYVTAANERWREGEPFSFLRWTHLVRAAGAIGSALAILLMGLAAWRLSGPRAGAITAVLTASSAGLVQASHYATTDSLLIVQIAMLLHASALLARARSTWPAIYAGLALGAMAATKMTGLLLLAVVPIAIASSGAGEGALRSDRAIAWRVVPRLAAAMTTRRFVIVVVVMLAVYAVLCPWAIVDRDAYFDVPEHLSGRGVLLQQYRDSEYGFYDWRYPFNGTPRYLYQLTHVLPYALGVPVMLAGIAGLLRGLRRDATVDARIALAAALPTFLLVGSWGVKTIRYALPIVPGLVLAAGVLLARALDRGAVVRAIAALVLAAGIARGVAFTGMFLHDDPRVLAGRWLLERLEPGDTIVVDPEGSYTAPLGANEDGVGVDRTAIPGVRVRRLWQSRPTDVPSHVDSMLRDARFVVVGELYRRRGMHPESPWRAPAHARFYRALFDGETGFELVATFPRAPSFGPFRWDESDAEAFAVAFDHMPVYVFERRGEYRSPFAPSR, encoded by the coding sequence ATGAGAGCACCGCGCGCAACCGCGGCGAGCGCGCGCCTGGCGGCGATCATCATCGTCCTCTCGACGTTGCTCGGAGGCGCCGCGCGGCTCGTCACCGTGACGTGGGGGTCGCCGTTCCTGTTCCATCCGGACGAGCGCGGATTCGTGATGTGGGAGGCCGCGGGCATCGAGTGGCGCGGCCTGGTGCACGACGACTGGCGCCCACGCACGACGACCTACGGTCCGCTGATGTACGAGCTCGCGATCGGGCTCAAGTGGACCTTCCTCGGCGGGATCGACGAGGCGCGACGCGAGGCCGCGCAGTACGGCGACGAGTGGGCCTACGTCACCGCCGCGAACGAGCGCTGGCGCGAGGGCGAGCCGTTCTCGTTCCTGCGCTGGACGCACCTCGTGCGCGCCGCGGGCGCGATCGGATCGGCGCTCGCGATTCTGCTGATGGGGCTCGCGGCGTGGCGCCTCTCGGGCCCGCGCGCGGGCGCGATCACCGCCGTGCTCACCGCGTCGTCGGCAGGGCTCGTCCAGGCATCGCACTACGCGACGACGGACAGCCTCCTGATCGTGCAGATCGCGATGCTGCTGCACGCGTCGGCGCTGCTGGCGCGCGCTCGATCGACGTGGCCCGCGATCTACGCAGGGCTCGCGCTCGGCGCGATGGCGGCCACGAAGATGACCGGCCTGCTCCTGCTCGCCGTCGTGCCGATCGCGATCGCATCGAGCGGCGCGGGCGAAGGCGCGCTGCGCAGTGATCGCGCGATCGCGTGGCGCGTCGTGCCGCGCCTCGCCGCGGCGATGACGACGCGACGCTTCGTGATCGTCGTCGTCGTGATGCTCGCGGTGTACGCGGTGCTCTGCCCGTGGGCGATCGTCGATCGCGACGCGTACTTCGACGTGCCGGAGCACCTCAGCGGGCGCGGCGTGCTCCTCCAGCAGTATCGAGACAGCGAGTACGGCTTCTACGACTGGCGTTATCCGTTCAACGGCACGCCGCGCTACCTCTATCAGCTCACGCACGTGCTGCCGTACGCGCTCGGCGTCCCGGTGATGCTCGCGGGCATCGCGGGGCTGCTGCGCGGGCTCCGGCGCGACGCGACCGTCGACGCGCGCATCGCGCTCGCCGCGGCGCTCCCGACGTTCCTGCTCGTCGGCTCGTGGGGCGTGAAGACGATCCGCTACGCGCTACCCATCGTGCCCGGGCTGGTGCTCGCGGCCGGTGTCCTCCTCGCTCGCGCGCTCGATCGCGGCGCAGTCGTGCGCGCGATCGCCGCGCTCGTGCTCGCCGCGGGGATCGCGCGCGGCGTCGCGTTCACGGGGATGTTCCTGCACGACGATCCGCGCGTCCTCGCGGGCCGCTGGTTGCTCGAGCGGCTCGAGCCCGGCGACACGATCGTCGTGGATCCCGAAGGCTCGTACACCGCTCCGCTCGGCGCGAACGAAGACGGCGTCGGCGTCGATCGCACGGCGATCCCGGGCGTCCGTGTGCGCCGGCTGTGGCAGTCGCGCCCGACCGACGTGCCATCCCACGTGGACTCGATGCTGCGCGACGCGCGCTTCGTGGTCGTCGGCGAGCTCTATCGCCGTCGCGGCATGCATCCCGAGAGCCCGTGGCGCGCGCCCGCGCACGCGCGCTTCTATCGCGCGCTGTTCGACGGCGAGACCGGGTTCGAGCTCGTCGCGACGTTCCCGCGGGCGCCCTCGTTCGGTCCGTTCCGCTGGGACGAGTCGGACGCCGAGGCGTTCGCCGTCGCGTTCGATCACATGCCGGTGTACGTGTTCGAGCGTCGCGGCGAGTACCGGAGCCCCTTCGCGCCTTCACGGTGA